A DNA window from Parabacteroides johnsonii DSM 18315 contains the following coding sequences:
- a CDS encoding ATP-binding protein, which translates to MAKLTEEELLFRKVEEKVKKAIFEYGLIVDGDRILIGLSGGKDSLALVDLLGRRSKIFRPRFEVVVTHIVMSNIPYRSDISYLKSRTDEYGLPFFVHETSFDASTDTRKSPCFLCSWTRRKALFDIAKKHGCNKIALGHHQDDILETLLMNMIHQGAIGTMPPRLKMDKFDMEIIRPMCLVEEKDLTRIAAWRGYRKQIKNCPYESGSSRSDMKEVLSRLEVINPEARYSLWNSMSNIQENYLPKIINYKS; encoded by the coding sequence ATGGCAAAGTTGACAGAAGAGGAACTCCTGTTTCGTAAAGTAGAAGAGAAAGTCAAGAAGGCGATATTCGAATACGGCCTGATTGTGGATGGCGACCGCATATTGATCGGATTGTCGGGGGGGAAAGATTCGCTGGCGCTGGTGGATCTGCTCGGACGCCGTTCCAAGATATTCCGGCCCCGGTTCGAGGTGGTCGTGACACATATCGTGATGTCGAATATTCCTTATCGTTCGGATATCAGCTACTTGAAAAGCCGGACAGACGAGTACGGCCTTCCCTTTTTCGTGCATGAGACGAGTTTCGACGCTTCGACCGATACCCGTAAATCCCCTTGTTTCCTTTGCTCCTGGACACGGCGGAAAGCTTTGTTTGATATAGCAAAGAAGCATGGTTGCAACAAGATTGCCCTCGGACATCATCAGGACGATATTCTTGAAACCCTTCTGATGAACATGATCCACCAGGGAGCGATCGGAACGATGCCGCCGCGCTTGAAGATGGATAAGTTCGATATGGAGATTATCCGCCCCATGTGTCTGGTGGAGGAGAAAGACTTGACCCGGATTGCTGCGTGGAGGGGATATCGGAAACAGATTAAGAATTGCCCGTACGAATCCGGCTCCAGCCGTTCGGACATGAAGGAGGTGCTGTCGCGTCTGGAGGTGATCAACCCCGAGGCGCGTTATAGCCTTTGGAACAGTATGTCGAATATCCAGGAAAATTATCTTCCGAAAATCATAAATTATAAATCATAA
- a CDS encoding DMT family protein yields the protein MQGFYTILLLVASNIFMTCAWYGHLKMKQQFSWFEHLPLIGVVLFSWFLAFFEYCFQVPANRMGFRDNGGPFNLIQLKVIQEVITLVVFVGFSSIAFKGESFKWNHALAFLFLVAAVYLVFKK from the coding sequence ATGCAAGGATTTTATACTATTCTGTTATTGGTCGCATCCAATATCTTTATGACGTGTGCTTGGTATGGGCACCTGAAGATGAAGCAGCAGTTCAGCTGGTTCGAGCATCTGCCGTTGATCGGTGTTGTCCTGTTCAGCTGGTTTCTGGCATTTTTCGAATATTGCTTCCAAGTTCCGGCAAACCGGATGGGCTTTCGCGATAATGGTGGGCCGTTTAACCTGATCCAGTTGAAGGTGATCCAGGAGGTGATTACGCTGGTCGTCTTTGTCGGTTTCAGCTCGATAGCCTTCAAAGGCGAATCGTTTAAGTGGAACCATGCACTGGCTTTCCTGTTTCTGGTGGCAGCGGTTTATCTGGTGTTTAAGAAATAG
- the miaA gene encoding tRNA (adenosine(37)-N6)-dimethylallyltransferase MiaA translates to MTNSIDNTLIILLGPTGVGKTELSLRIAEHFGSPIISSDSRQLYKDLPIGTAAPTAEQIARVRHYMVGTLSLTDYYSASNFEEDVMSLLRELHQTHPTVVMTGGSMMYIDAVTKGIDDIPTITPEIRTAIYRQFEEEGLSPILAELKEADPLHYEEVDRNNYKRVIHAVEICRMTGKPYSSFRTNTRKERPFRIIQIGLTRDREELYDRINRRVEQMMADGMLEEARRVYPFRELNSLNTVGYKELFKYLDGEWTLDFAIEKIKRNSRVYARKQMTWFKRDTSIRWFHPDDEKAIMDYLDQQIRTIS, encoded by the coding sequence ATGACGAATTCAATTGACAATACTCTTATCATCCTATTGGGGCCGACAGGAGTCGGCAAGACGGAACTGAGCCTGCGTATAGCAGAGCATTTCGGTTCTCCGATCATTTCTTCCGACTCCCGTCAGCTTTATAAAGACCTTCCGATAGGTACGGCTGCCCCTACGGCTGAACAGATAGCACGTGTACGCCATTATATGGTCGGCACATTGTCACTCACCGATTATTACAGTGCGAGTAATTTCGAAGAAGATGTGATGTCCCTGCTCAGGGAACTCCACCAGACACATCCGACCGTCGTTATGACAGGTGGCAGCATGATGTATATCGATGCCGTTACAAAAGGGATCGACGACATCCCCACTATCACCCCCGAAATCCGGACTGCCATCTATAGACAATTTGAAGAAGAAGGGCTCTCTCCTATCCTTGCCGAGTTGAAAGAGGCCGATCCTTTGCATTACGAAGAGGTCGACCGCAACAATTATAAGCGTGTGATCCACGCCGTAGAAATCTGCCGTATGACAGGCAAACCCTATTCTTCTTTCCGTACCAACACCCGCAAAGAACGGCCTTTCCGGATCATCCAGATAGGACTTACCCGTGACCGTGAAGAACTTTACGACCGCATCAATCGCCGTGTAGAACAAATGATGGCCGATGGCATGCTGGAAGAAGCACGCCGCGTCTATCCTTTCCGCGAATTGAACTCCCTTAACACAGTCGGTTACAAAGAACTGTTCAAGTACCTGGATGGCGAATGGACATTAGATTTCGCTATTGAAAAGATAAAACGCAACTCCCGCGTTTACGCCCGCAAACAAATGACCTGGTTCAAACGGGACACCAGCATCCGATGGTTTCATCCGGATGATGAAAAGGCAATAATGGATTATCTGGATCAACAAATTCGGACTATTTCTTAA
- a CDS encoding IS1096 element passenger TnpR family protein, which translates to MVFRFLILSDEVDDFKREIKIDSEATFLDLYNAIMDSVGYTKDQMCSFFICDDDWSKNTEITLVEMDTTSEVDNYIMEDTRLEELLEDEHQKLLFVFDYMTERAFFMELREIIPGKDLDKAVCSKSIGEAPVQIMSFDEMDTKAGNTEIGEDFYGDSEYDIDELDKEGFDGLGDGPMENPYDEFN; encoded by the coding sequence ATGGTATTTAGATTTCTAATTCTATCAGATGAAGTTGACGACTTCAAACGCGAGATTAAGATCGACTCGGAAGCGACATTCTTGGATTTGTACAATGCCATTATGGACTCTGTTGGGTATACAAAAGATCAGATGTGTTCTTTCTTCATCTGTGATGACGACTGGAGCAAGAATACGGAAATCACACTGGTTGAAATGGATACCACTTCTGAGGTGGACAATTATATAATGGAAGATACACGTCTGGAAGAGCTTCTTGAAGACGAGCATCAGAAGTTGCTTTTCGTCTTCGATTATATGACCGAACGTGCTTTCTTCATGGAACTCCGCGAAATCATCCCGGGCAAAGATCTAGACAAAGCCGTATGCAGCAAATCTATCGGTGAGGCACCTGTACAGATCATGTCGTTCGACGAGATGGACACCAAAGCCGGCAACACCGAAATAGGTGAAGATTTCTACGGCGATTCCGAATACGATATCGACGAACTCGATAAAGAAGGTTTTGACGGGCTCGGCGACGGACCGATGGAGAACCCCTATGACGAATTCAATTGA
- the lpxA gene encoding acyl-ACP--UDP-N-acetylglucosamine O-acyltransferase: MNISPLAVVHPEAKIGQNTTVDPFAVIEKDVVIGDNCRIYSHATILDGARIGNNCQVFPGAVIAGIPQDLKFKGEITTAEIGNNTILRECVTVNRGTASKGKTVVGNNCLIMAYSHIAHDCLLKDNIIIGNASQIAGEVEIDDFAIVSGGSLVHQFSRISKHVMVQGGSRIGKDIPPYTLIGRDPIVYCGINIVGLRRRGFTNSQVFLIQDIYRTLYTRGLNNTEALKAIETEYEPSEERDLILNFIKSSQRGIVRGSIDE; encoded by the coding sequence ATGAACATATCCCCTTTAGCAGTCGTTCATCCCGAAGCTAAAATCGGTCAAAATACAACAGTCGACCCTTTTGCCGTAATCGAGAAAGATGTCGTGATCGGTGACAACTGTCGTATCTATTCGCACGCGACTATTTTAGACGGTGCCCGGATCGGTAACAATTGCCAGGTATTTCCCGGAGCCGTTATTGCCGGCATCCCTCAAGACCTGAAATTTAAAGGAGAAATTACAACTGCCGAAATCGGAAACAACACCATTCTTCGCGAATGCGTAACCGTCAACCGCGGAACGGCCTCCAAAGGTAAAACTGTTGTCGGAAACAATTGCCTGATTATGGCCTATTCCCATATTGCCCATGATTGCTTGCTGAAAGATAATATCATTATCGGCAACGCTTCACAGATAGCCGGAGAAGTAGAGATCGACGACTTCGCCATCGTTAGCGGTGGTAGCCTGGTCCACCAATTTTCCCGTATATCCAAGCACGTCATGGTACAGGGCGGTTCGCGTATCGGCAAAGATATTCCTCCTTATACCCTGATCGGACGTGACCCGATCGTGTACTGCGGTATCAATATCGTAGGATTACGCCGTCGCGGATTTACCAACAGCCAGGTATTCTTGATCCAAGACATCTACCGTACACTTTATACGCGTGGCCTCAACAATACGGAAGCCTTGAAAGCCATCGAAACCGAATACGAGCCCAGCGAAGAACGGGATCTGATCCTGAACTTCATCAAATCATCCCAGCGCGGTATCGTCAGGGGTTCGATCGATGAGTAA
- a CDS encoding bifunctional UDP-3-O-[3-hydroxymyristoyl] N-acetylglucosamine deacetylase/3-hydroxyacyl-ACP dehydratase codes for MQKQKTLATSFSMQGKGLHTGLDIQITFHPAPENHGYKIKRVDLEGEPVIDAVAENVAGTQRGTVLSKNGIQVSTIEHAMAALYAYEIDNCLIEVNAPEFPILDGSSRFFSEEIQKAGVVEQNAPKDYYIVKHKIEVKDEETGSSLIILPDDKFSVNVLISFNSPVLSNQFATLNDLSEFPTELAASRTFVFVREVEMLLQNNLIKGGDLDNAIVIYDQKVSQEVLDNLADKLSIPHKDVQDLGYINNKPLVFDNEPARHKLIDVIGDLALIGKPIRGRVIATRPGHKINNQLARMIRKDIKLNEVQAPVYDPNSTPVMDINRIRELLPHRYPFLLVDKIIEIGGNYIVGVKNITSNEPFFTGHFPQEPVMPGVLQVEAMAQTGGLLVLNSVDEPERYSTYFMKIDGVKFRQKVVPGDTLILRLELLAPIRRGISTMKGYVFVGDKLVSEAEFMAQIVKNK; via the coding sequence ATGCAGAAACAGAAGACGCTTGCCACGAGTTTCTCTATGCAAGGAAAAGGGTTGCATACAGGTTTGGATATCCAGATTACTTTCCATCCTGCACCCGAAAATCATGGATACAAAATCAAACGTGTTGACCTGGAAGGAGAACCTGTAATCGATGCCGTTGCTGAAAACGTAGCCGGAACCCAGAGGGGAACCGTACTTTCCAAAAACGGTATCCAGGTAAGTACCATTGAACACGCGATGGCAGCTTTATATGCCTACGAAATAGATAACTGCCTGATAGAGGTGAATGCACCCGAATTCCCGATTCTCGACGGTAGTTCCCGTTTTTTCAGTGAAGAGATTCAGAAAGCCGGTGTCGTGGAACAAAACGCACCGAAAGATTATTATATCGTAAAGCACAAGATCGAAGTGAAGGATGAAGAGACAGGTTCTTCCCTCATTATCCTGCCTGACGACAAATTTAGCGTCAATGTACTGATTTCTTTCAATTCACCAGTGCTTTCCAACCAATTCGCCACACTGAATGACCTGAGTGAATTCCCGACAGAATTGGCCGCTTCCCGTACATTCGTGTTTGTCCGCGAAGTAGAGATGTTGTTACAGAATAACCTGATCAAAGGTGGCGACCTCGACAACGCAATCGTCATCTATGACCAGAAAGTATCGCAGGAGGTGCTTGACAACCTTGCCGACAAGCTGTCTATCCCGCATAAGGACGTACAAGACTTAGGCTACATCAACAATAAACCGCTGGTATTCGACAATGAGCCGGCACGTCACAAGCTGATTGATGTGATCGGAGATCTGGCACTGATCGGCAAACCGATCCGCGGCCGTGTAATCGCTACCCGTCCGGGACATAAGATCAACAACCAGTTGGCACGCATGATCCGCAAGGACATCAAACTAAACGAAGTTCAGGCTCCCGTCTATGATCCGAACAGCACTCCGGTTATGGATATCAACCGTATCCGCGAACTGCTCCCGCATCGTTACCCGTTCCTGTTGGTTGACAAGATCATCGAAATCGGCGGCAACTATATCGTGGGGGTGAAAAACATCACGAGCAATGAACCTTTCTTTACAGGCCATTTTCCCCAGGAACCGGTTATGCCGGGCGTACTGCAAGTAGAAGCGATGGCCCAGACCGGCGGGTTGCTCGTTCTGAATTCGGTAGACGAACCAGAACGCTATTCTACTTATTTCATGAAGATCGACGGCGTTAAATTCCGCCAGAAAGTCGTTCCGGGCGACACGCTGATCCTCCGTTTAGAGTTGTTGGCTCCCATCCGCCGTGGTATTTCAACCATGAAAGGATATGTATTCGTAGGTGATAAGCTGGTCAGCGAAGCCGAGTTTATGGCACAAATCGTAAAAAACAAATAA
- the lpxD gene encoding UDP-3-O-(3-hydroxymyristoyl)glucosamine N-acyltransferase: MEFSAQQIASVLGGTVEGDPEVKVNNFSKIEEGKPGTLTFLANPKYEHFIYKTEASIVLVNNDFTPAEPVKATLVKVANAYASLAILLNMVEQANAKKAGIDATAFIAGSATVGEGCYVGNFAYIGEDVKIGKNSRIYPHAYIGDHVTIGDNCTIYPHATIYNGCVIGNNCILHAGSVIGSDGFGFAPEGDNYKKIPQLGNVVLEDDVEIGANTTIDRAVMDSTIIRRGVKLDNLVQIAHNVEVGENTVMAAQVGIAGSVKIGSHCMFGGQAGLSGHIHVADHVVFGAQCGVISDVKEPTTLLGAPAINAKAFMRSSAIFNRLPDMYRQMGQMQREIERLKLAIDNAQLTMNKS; encoded by the coding sequence ATGGAGTTTTCAGCCCAACAAATAGCGAGCGTTTTAGGTGGAACCGTCGAAGGCGACCCTGAAGTGAAAGTCAACAACTTCTCAAAGATAGAAGAAGGTAAGCCGGGAACATTGACCTTCCTGGCAAATCCTAAATATGAACATTTTATCTACAAAACTGAAGCAAGCATTGTTTTAGTAAACAATGATTTCACTCCCGCCGAACCGGTAAAAGCTACATTGGTCAAGGTTGCCAATGCCTATGCTTCGCTCGCCATCCTGTTGAACATGGTGGAACAGGCGAATGCCAAGAAAGCGGGTATAGATGCTACGGCGTTTATCGCCGGTTCGGCAACGGTCGGCGAAGGATGTTACGTCGGCAACTTCGCCTACATTGGCGAAGATGTGAAGATCGGCAAGAACAGCCGCATTTATCCACACGCCTACATCGGAGACCATGTGACCATTGGCGATAACTGTACGATCTATCCACACGCAACTATCTACAACGGCTGTGTAATCGGCAACAACTGCATTCTGCACGCCGGAAGCGTGATCGGATCGGATGGTTTCGGTTTCGCTCCGGAAGGCGATAACTACAAGAAGATTCCCCAGTTGGGAAATGTCGTACTGGAAGACGATGTCGAAATCGGAGCCAATACCACGATAGACCGCGCCGTTATGGACTCGACCATCATCCGCCGAGGAGTCAAACTGGACAATCTGGTACAGATTGCTCACAACGTGGAAGTCGGCGAAAATACGGTCATGGCAGCTCAAGTAGGTATTGCCGGGTCCGTAAAGATTGGCAGCCATTGCATGTTCGGAGGCCAGGCCGGGTTATCCGGTCATATCCATGTGGCGGACCATGTAGTATTCGGTGCACAATGCGGCGTGATCAGCGATGTAAAAGAACCGACAACCCTGTTAGGTGCTCCGGCTATCAACGCAAAGGCGTTTATGCGCTCCAGCGCAATCTTCAATCGCCTGCCGGATATGTATCGACAGATGGGACAGATGCAGCGTGAGATAGAACGACTTAAATTGGCAATTGACAATGCACAATTGACAATGAATAAATCATAA
- the pyrF gene encoding orotidine-5'-phosphate decarboxylase, translating into MNKQQLFENIKKKQSFLCVGLDTDIKKIPQHLLSEEDPIFAFNKAIIDATADYCVAYKPNLAFYESLGVKGMLSFEKTVAYLRENYPDQFIIADAKRGDIGNTSEMYARSFFDHIKVDAVTVAPYMGEDSVKPFLIYPEAWVILLALTSNKGSHDFQLTEDAAGERLFEKVLKKSQDWATDEQMMYVVGATQGKMFLDIRKHAPNHFLLVPGVGAQGGSLAEVAQYGMNDQCGLLVNSSRAIIYADKTENFANVAREAALAVQREMAGYLHDKGIIPCKA; encoded by the coding sequence ATGAACAAGCAGCAATTATTCGAAAACATCAAGAAAAAGCAGTCCTTTCTTTGCGTGGGGCTCGATACAGATATAAAGAAGATCCCGCAGCACCTGCTGTCTGAAGAAGATCCGATCTTTGCATTCAACAAAGCGATTATCGACGCGACAGCCGATTACTGCGTGGCTTATAAACCAAACCTGGCCTTCTATGAAAGTTTGGGCGTAAAAGGTATGCTGTCATTCGAAAAGACTGTCGCTTACCTACGTGAAAACTATCCCGACCAGTTTATCATTGCCGATGCAAAGCGCGGGGACATCGGAAACACTTCCGAAATGTATGCACGTTCTTTCTTCGACCATATCAAGGTGGATGCCGTAACGGTCGCTCCGTATATGGGTGAAGACAGTGTGAAACCATTCCTGATCTATCCGGAAGCCTGGGTGATCCTGCTGGCACTGACCTCTAACAAAGGTTCGCACGATTTCCAGTTGACAGAAGATGCAGCCGGTGAACGGTTATTCGAAAAAGTACTGAAAAAGTCGCAGGATTGGGCTACAGACGAACAGATGATGTATGTGGTAGGCGCCACCCAGGGAAAAATGTTCCTGGATATCCGCAAACATGCTCCCAACCACTTCCTGCTGGTTCCGGGCGTAGGCGCACAGGGTGGAAGCCTCGCCGAAGTGGCTCAGTACGGCATGAACGACCAGTGCGGATTACTGGTAAACTCCTCCCGTGCTATCATATATGCAGACAAAACGGAGAATTTTGCCAATGTAGCGCGTGAAGCAGCCCTGGCCGTACAACGCGAAATGGCAGGATATCTGCACGATAAAGGAATTATTCCCTGCAAAGCATAG
- the prfA gene encoding peptide chain release factor 1 produces MAENNTLLEKLEGLVSRFEEVSTLITDPNVIADQKRYVKLTKEYKELNEIIKARKEYMQCLNGLEEARLMMAETDPEMKEIAREEAAACEARIPELEEEIKLLLVPADPQDDKNAIVEIRGGTGGDEAALFAGDLYRMYVKYCEMKGWKVALSSCSEGAAGGFKEIIFTVSGEKVYGTLKYESGVHRVQRVPATETQGRVHTSAATVAVLPEADEFDVEINEGEIKWDTFRSGGAGGQNVNKVESGVRLRYVWKNPNTGVSEEILIECTETRDQPKNKERALTRLRSFIYDKEHQKYLDDIANKRKTMVSTGDRSAKIRTYNYPQGRITDHRINYTIYNLSAFMDGDIQGCLDQLIVAENAERLKESEL; encoded by the coding sequence ATGGCTGAGAATAACACGCTATTAGAAAAACTGGAAGGTCTGGTGTCCCGCTTCGAAGAGGTGTCGACGCTCATTACGGACCCTAACGTCATCGCTGACCAGAAAAGATACGTCAAGCTCACGAAAGAATACAAGGAGCTGAACGAAATCATAAAAGCCCGCAAGGAATACATGCAATGCCTCAACGGTTTGGAAGAAGCCCGTTTGATGATGGCCGAAACCGATCCGGAGATGAAAGAAATAGCCCGTGAAGAAGCGGCTGCCTGTGAAGCGCGTATTCCGGAACTGGAAGAGGAGATCAAGCTACTCCTCGTGCCGGCCGACCCGCAGGACGACAAAAACGCCATTGTCGAAATACGTGGCGGAACGGGTGGCGACGAAGCAGCACTCTTTGCCGGAGACCTGTATCGCATGTACGTGAAGTATTGCGAGATGAAAGGCTGGAAAGTGGCCCTGTCCAGTTGTAGCGAAGGAGCTGCCGGCGGTTTCAAGGAAATCATCTTTACCGTAAGCGGAGAAAAAGTGTACGGAACTCTTAAATATGAATCGGGCGTTCATCGCGTACAACGTGTGCCGGCTACCGAAACACAGGGACGCGTGCATACATCAGCTGCAACCGTTGCCGTCCTTCCCGAAGCAGATGAGTTTGACGTGGAAATTAACGAAGGCGAAATCAAATGGGATACGTTCCGTTCGGGTGGAGCCGGAGGACAGAACGTAAACAAGGTCGAATCAGGTGTCCGCCTGCGCTATGTCTGGAAAAACCCGAATACAGGCGTAAGCGAAGAAATCCTGATCGAATGTACCGAAACACGCGACCAACCGAAGAACAAGGAACGCGCCCTTACGCGCCTGCGTTCATTTATATATGACAAGGAGCACCAGAAATATCTGGATGACATTGCTAACAAACGTAAGACGATGGTCTCCACCGGTGACCGGTCGGCAAAGATCCGTACCTACAACTATCCGCAGGGACGCATCACCGACCACCGTATCAACTACACGATTTACAATCTTTCAGCCTTTATGGATGGAGATATACAAGGATGCCTCGACCAACTGATCGTGGCCGAGAACGCTGAACGACTGAAAGAGTCTGAACTATAA
- a CDS encoding AIR synthase-related protein, whose amino-acid sequence MSDQRYNLRGVSASKEDVHNAIKNIDKGIFPQAFCKIIPDILGGDPEYCNIMHADGAGTKSSLAYMYWKETGDLSVWKGIAQDALIMNIDDLLCVGAVDNILVSSTIGRNKLLIPGEVISAIINGTDELLAELREMGVGCYATGGETADVGDLVRTIIVDSTVTCRMKRADVIDNANIRPGDVIVGLASFGQATYEKEYNGGMGSNGLTSARHDVFAKYLAEKYPESFDNAVPDELVYSGGLKLTDPVEGSPLNAGKLVLSPTRTYAPVVKKLLDVLRLDIHGMVHCSGGAQTKVMHFVGNNCRVVKDNMFPVPPLFKTIKEQSGTAWDEMYKVFNMGHRLEVYLSPEHAEEVIAISKSFNIDAQIVGRVEESDKKELIIKSEFGEFIYG is encoded by the coding sequence ATGAGTGACCAACGTTATAATCTACGCGGTGTATCCGCTTCGAAAGAAGATGTTCACAACGCAATAAAGAACATCGACAAGGGAATCTTTCCCCAAGCATTCTGTAAGATCATTCCCGACATTCTGGGAGGCGATCCTGAATATTGCAACATCATGCATGCCGACGGAGCCGGAACCAAGTCATCTCTGGCTTATATGTATTGGAAAGAAACCGGCGATTTGTCCGTATGGAAAGGTATCGCGCAAGATGCTTTGATAATGAATATCGACGACCTGCTGTGCGTGGGCGCCGTAGACAACATATTAGTATCCTCCACCATCGGACGCAACAAGCTGTTGATTCCGGGTGAAGTGATCTCCGCCATCATCAACGGGACAGACGAACTATTAGCCGAACTTCGCGAAATGGGAGTCGGTTGTTACGCGACCGGTGGCGAAACGGCCGATGTAGGCGATCTGGTCCGCACCATTATCGTCGACAGTACGGTTACCTGCCGCATGAAACGTGCCGACGTGATCGACAATGCGAACATCCGTCCGGGCGACGTGATCGTCGGATTGGCTTCTTTCGGACAGGCTACATACGAGAAAGAATATAACGGAGGCATGGGAAGCAACGGGCTGACCAGTGCACGCCACGACGTGTTTGCCAAATATCTGGCAGAAAAATACCCGGAAAGTTTCGACAATGCTGTCCCCGACGAACTGGTTTACAGTGGAGGCTTGAAGCTGACCGACCCCGTAGAAGGATCGCCGCTGAACGCAGGCAAACTGGTGCTTTCTCCTACACGGACCTATGCTCCGGTCGTTAAGAAGCTGTTGGATGTTTTGCGCCTGGATATTCATGGAATGGTACATTGCTCAGGCGGCGCACAGACTAAGGTGATGCACTTCGTCGGCAATAATTGTCGCGTGGTCAAGGATAATATGTTTCCCGTTCCCCCACTGTTCAAGACGATCAAGGAACAGAGCGGTACGGCTTGGGATGAGATGTATAAAGTGTTCAACATGGGACACCGTCTCGAAGTCTATCTTTCTCCGGAACATGCGGAAGAAGTGATTGCCATCAGCAAATCATTCAATATCGACGCGCAAATTGTCGGCCGGGTAGAAGAAAGCGACAAGAAGGAACTGATTATTAAAAGCGAGTTCGGTGAGTTCATATATGGCTGA
- a CDS encoding glucosaminidase domain-containing protein — MRLTLRILSLLLVLSVTGTALGASQRKVPAYEKYIKQYSSLAVQHQKKYRIPASITLAQGLLESGAGRSELARKSNNHFGIKCHSDWRGGRVYHDDDLRGECFRKYKNPEQSYEDHARFLVDRPRYARLFKLKVTDYKGWARGLQKCGYATDRAYANRLIKLIEDYDLYRYDTAKGGKKKGKQPARISRYTIYRTNGLLYVYSNGKDSFDDIAASLGFRVKDLKKYNEVPEDFPLQKNDIVYLEKKKKKADKPNYDHVVQVGESMHSIAQKYGIQIKSLYKINKKHKDYIPEEGDVLKLR; from the coding sequence ATGCGATTAACATTACGAATCCTTTCCCTGCTGTTGGTGCTGTCCGTTACCGGGACGGCACTCGGAGCCAGCCAACGGAAAGTGCCGGCATACGAAAAGTATATCAAACAATACAGCAGTTTAGCTGTTCAGCATCAAAAAAAGTACCGTATCCCTGCCAGTATCACGCTTGCACAAGGATTATTGGAGTCGGGGGCCGGCCGGAGCGAGCTGGCACGCAAGTCGAACAACCATTTCGGCATCAAATGTCATTCCGATTGGAGAGGTGGGCGTGTCTATCACGACGACGACCTGCGGGGAGAATGTTTCCGCAAATATAAAAATCCGGAACAGTCTTACGAAGACCACGCCCGTTTTCTGGTCGACCGTCCCCGCTATGCCCGCCTGTTCAAACTGAAAGTCACCGACTATAAAGGCTGGGCAAGAGGGCTTCAGAAATGCGGGTACGCTACAGACCGCGCCTACGCCAACCGGCTGATCAAGTTGATCGAAGATTATGACCTCTACCGGTATGATACGGCAAAAGGCGGCAAGAAGAAGGGCAAACAACCGGCACGCATCTCCCGCTATACGATCTACCGTACAAACGGCTTGCTGTATGTCTACTCCAACGGTAAAGATAGCTTCGACGACATAGCCGCCAGCCTCGGCTTCCGGGTAAAAGACTTGAAGAAATACAACGAAGTACCGGAAGATTTCCCGTTACAGAAAAACGATATTGTTTATCTGGAAAAGAAAAAGAAGAAAGCAGACAAGCCGAATTATGACCATGTCGTACAGGTAGGCGAGTCCATGCACAGCATCGCACAGAAATACGGAATACAGATCAAGAGCTTATATAAGATAAATAAAAAGCACAAAGATTATATTCCCGAAGAAGGAGATGTGCTAAAACTTAGATAA
- the cdd gene encoding cytidine deaminase, producing MKEIKLETKIRIYPLAELPEEELRLMEAAIKATGQSYAPYSKFHVGAAALLEDGTIVTGSNQENAAYPSGLCAERVALFHAGHKYPDIAVVALAIAAATNGSQVESISPCGACRQVLLEAEQRYGKSMKVLLCGTKEVVVAESAESLLPLCFGAKDLKDD from the coding sequence ATGAAAGAAATCAAGTTGGAGACAAAAATCCGGATCTATCCTCTTGCCGAGCTTCCGGAAGAGGAGTTGCGGCTAATGGAGGCAGCCATAAAAGCGACGGGACAATCGTATGCTCCTTATTCGAAGTTTCATGTCGGAGCGGCAGCCTTGCTGGAGGACGGCACGATCGTAACCGGCAGTAATCAGGAGAATGCCGCTTACCCTTCCGGTTTGTGTGCGGAGCGCGTGGCGTTGTTTCATGCCGGCCATAAATATCCGGATATTGCCGTTGTCGCTCTTGCTATTGCTGCCGCCACGAATGGTAGCCAGGTCGAGAGCATTTCCCCTTGTGGTGCCTGCCGCCAGGTTTTGTTGGAGGCGGAACAGCGTTATGGCAAGTCAATGAAGGTCTTGTTGTGTGGTACAAAAGAAGTAGTGGTGGCGGAGAGTGCCGAATCGCTGTTGCCACTTTGTTTCGGGGCGAAAGATCTGAAAGATGATTAA